The following proteins are encoded in a genomic region of Brachypodium distachyon strain Bd21 chromosome 1, Brachypodium_distachyon_v3.0, whole genome shotgun sequence:
- the LOC104582432 gene encoding uncharacterized protein LOC104582432 encodes MEDAETGRSPGAAPAMMTSSSPAPVPAASRRYYDCVFCKRGFTTAQALGGHMNVHRRDRPKPAAAPDIDAPTATGCYMAYPWPSAPPPQPPMRCGGSSFVLSGLRCAGNNAEVAVWPAAAAAAGSSPSPRPRELSLFGADNDDDDGHDDHDLRLGLGCHGSGLRSPEEGPEPERNMLDLELRLGPRPRH; translated from the coding sequence ATGGAAGACGCCGAGACCGGGAGATCGCcaggggcggcgccggccatgATGACCtcgtcttccccggcgccggtgccggccgcGTCACGGCGGTACTACGATTGCGTGTTCTGCAAGCGCGGGTTCACCACGGCCCAGGCGCTGGGCGGCCACATGAACGTGCACCGCCGCGACCGCCCcaagccggccgccgcccccgacATCGACGCGCCCACGGCCACGGGGTGCTACATGGCATACCCCTGGCCCTCGGCGCCCCCGCCGCAGCCACCGATGAGATGTGGCGGCAGCAGCTTCGTGCTCTCCGGGTTGCGCTGCGCAGGGAACAACGCGGAGGTGGCCGTGTGGCCTgccgcagcagctgcagcaggtAGCAGCCCTAGCCCGAGGCCGAGGGAGCTGAGCCTGTTCGGCGccgacaacgacgacgacgacggccatgATGATCACGACTTGCGACTGGGCCTTGGGTGCCATGGGAGCGGGTTACGCTCACCGGAGGAAGGGCCAGAGCCGGAGAGGAATATGCTGGACTTGGAGCTCAGGCTCGGGCCTCGTCCAAGACATTGA